The nucleotide window TTGATCTCACAGTCGGAAAGCAGATAGATGAGCTTTCATTTGATACAGAATATCCCTGGATTGGTGTTGAGAAAACAGAACCATGGTGGCGAACAGCAGACACAGAGGAACTTGCTTTATTGGTTGCACAGAGATCACATGATTTTATGGAGAATTGTGATCTTCCCCAGCCTCAGAATAATTTTGTTAAACAAGACCGCGACGTGGATGTTGACAGTAAGATTTATGCTTCTTCTACTGGTTCGAAAGCTGGAAGTATGCGCCAGCagaatatgaatatttataaacGTGGCAATCTTTCTTTTGAACGCCCGTCACAGTTAGATGCTGAAGGGAAGTTGCAGCTTCACACTTGCAAGTCATCAAGGTATTGCGTAGGACTAGCTTCCGTCACTGCTTAATGTACTATATATCATTCTTATACTCACAATTATTCTACCAATATGGAAAAAAGCTCTACTGCACATACATACAATTACTAGCAATCTAGCATCTATATATATGAGGCTGAGTGTTCGAACTTTGTGGTCCATATCTGCGTCTCTAGCATTCTTCTCGGCTTAGAATGTAATTTGGTGTTAGTGTACATATGCTTATCTTGATAGTTTAGACTTCCATGCAAGGTTTTCTTTGCACTTGGTTGACAAAACTGCCCTTTTTCCATGTTGAATTGCACAACTTATATGAAATGGATCGCACCTATATGATTTCATAGTTGTTTTATCTTGCTTGGTCGGTTTGGGTCAAAGTGCAGTTATTTAGAGGAACTGGGTCTTAATCTATGAACTCAAGTGCAAAACCTAGTAGCATGTGTTTTCACTTTCAGGTTCGATAACTCAAGAAAacaatgatatatttttatttatttaagtgaGTTATTTTCTTATGCTGTCATTGATAACTGTCTCATACATCAAATGCAATGAACATGAGAACTGTTAATTCTCTTGCATTACTCTTTTGGTAACTTGACACTTCTCTCCAGATTTTGCAGCTCTTCAGATGTTCATTCGTTCCATGATAGTAATATTGATTTGTTATGTTGTCAATTAGCTGCAATCTGGTGCATGCAACATGTTAGCAGTTTTATGTCATCGGAACAAGTGATCTTTTATGAGATAACTATGTCATCTACTCCTCCAAGTGAATGGCATATACTCTAATAGCCACTTTTCGCGTTTCAACGTTTCTAGATTGATTTCGAGTAGTATTTCTTTAGTGTGTCTATACTCTATAGAGCATGTTTGAGGTGCTTAAGAACTTCTTTTTACTTGTACATAGTTTGAAGAACAGTGACACCCCTAGCCAAAAGGTTGTGCCTGAAATGCACACATCTGGAGATGATGAAAGCAAGGCCCAACTACTAAAAGCACTTCGTCATTCTCAAACGCGTGCTAGGGAAGCTGAGAATGCGGCAAAGCAAGCCTTTGCGGAGAAGGAGCACGTTGTTCAGCTGGTCTTTAGACAAGCATCACAACTTTTTGCCTACAAGCAATGGTTCCAGCTATTGCAACTAGAGAACTTCTACTTCCAgattaaaaacaacaaaaaacagCCAATATCGGCCATGTTACCAAGGGTGCCCCAGAAAACTGAGAGACCGCAGAAGAAGTCTGCTAGGGTGAAACGAGCCAAACGTGGCCGTCCCAAGTATGACTTGAGCAGATATGCAGTTGTTTTTGCATTAGGTTTGGGTCTTGTTGGTGCAGGTTTGCTTCTTGGGTGGACAGTCGGGTGGATGGTACCGACGTTCTGAGCTGTGTAGATTGCATCCAATTTTCCTGTTAATAGTAGTTTTGTAAAGATTGGTTTACAGGGGAGTTGACTGGGTGGTTGTGTTAGGTATGTTAGTTGTATGATGATCATTTCTCCATTTACTTTGGTTTCAGCTTTTAGTACTCGAATTGAAATTAAATACTGAGCTTTCCCTCATTTTGTACTTGAAGACAAGCAAGCATGTATATATTTAGGCAGAATCGTGTTTTTTCCTCACCAAAATTATGGTTTCTATAGACTCTTTTGTATTGTCATGATTAATGGATTTCTTAGAGTTGTtgattattactattatttttaaaaagtttaattGTGTTATATTGTGAATGAGATTATTGGTTTGATTAGTACACAAATTCTGATATATTGTTATtaagattttctttttcaacctGGATTTCCAACTATGCAAACGAAGTGTTATTTTATGCTAATTTACATCTAATGTGGAGTACGTTAGTGGACATATCTGCTCCACTTGACTAACATATTTTTGTGCCAAAAAACAAACCTAGGTATAATTGCTCAAGTAAAAATAGTTTTAAGGGATTCTTTTTTTTACATCGGGGTTTGCGTATTTGTGTGCAAGATTGGGAGAGAGGAAGAGGCAAGCTACCAATATCAGCTGCAAGTCAATTATCTACCTATTCACCTTTCTCCCCTATCTCGCTTGCCTctcaattttctaaaattattgctatgaattgtaattagacaaactattaattaattatggtccaaactatagttatttataaaaaaaaaaaattcctcttaTTCTTTGTATTCTATAACCAAGTACAAATACATGGGCTTGGGATCAACGTTATGGGCCGGGTCTCTTCAAAATAACCGACTCGCTAAACTNACATAACGTTGTGCAcaggatacattaggtttgatacatttcacatagcgggatacatagcattgtgcacgggatacatagcatttgatacattccacatggtgggatacatagcgttgtgcacggaatacatgcgggatacatagcgttgtgcacggaatacatgcgggatacataggtaaataagggatttttgaaatttatgaaataagtagggataaaaggatattaaggtaagtaaaggagtgtagttaagtaatttgtccaaaaaatattcCTCTTATTCTTTGTATTCTATAACCAAGTACAAATACATGGGCCTGGGATCAACGTTATGGGCCGGGTCTCTTCAAAATAACCGACCCGCTAAACTCGTAGCTTACACAGCACAGCAGCCAACATCTTCAGACTTTTCTGGGTGATAGGAAATTTacgggaagaagaagaagaaaagaaatggCTGTAATGGGGAAGTTGAGAATGTTCGTGGTTCAGGAACCAGTCGTAGCTGCCTCTTGTCTCATCGCTGGATTCGGTGATTCTCTCTCTACCTTTACGCTATCACCAAATCTacgattttattaaaaataagttgTTGTTTTTTCATTTGTGACAATTGAATTTCACacataaattcagaatttttgAACTGTATATGGGTGGGAATCGGCGTCGATGGACCTATTGTGGTTGAATCTATGAAATCTGATGTTTTCAAAGTTCATATTTTTCTAACAAAACCCTGCAAATCGGCAGCTAGgacttatatttttttggtcCATATAATGATTATTTCGATACCAGCTTCTCTGAATGTACTAATGCTTGATTGCTAACTCCCTATAAATTTATGTGATCACTGATTTAGCAATCCTCAATTTGGGTATTGTAATTTTTCAtgggaaatatttttattttattttattttattttatataattgagGTTACAATTAGCTCTTCATAACATATATAGTGGACCTTTAATGTAGTGATTGGTCTCAGTATGTAGAGGATCTCTTTTGGAGGTATATAGAGGTTTTCGGAGATTTATAACATTGTGATTAATGGGATAATGTGCTCGTTGAGTACACTGTTTCTTGTGATTAAATAGGCATACTAGGATATTAGTCCAAGACACTTTTCAGGGTATCTGTTCCTCATTGTGAGCTCTAAGTATCAAGTTCGACTTTTGTGAGTGAATCTGCTTATTCATCAGTTGAGCTGTAGGTTTTTGGTTAGTAGTGGCCAGTGGGTCAATTAGAATTTGTAGTGGGCTAGTGGCAGCTGATTTGCCTCTTTATCTAATTGAAAGAATATAAAAGGTTTTGGCCTGACTCTTATTCTGATAGTAGGGAATGTACAGCAAATAAGTTGATAATTGAGAAGAATAACCTCCACATATTGTCACGAGTATGATTTCTACAAAAGGATAACCTGCATCAAGTTGATCTGTTGCCCAAACAGGAATCTGCTACCAGATGACTCCTTATTCTTGCATTTTACACGCGTGAGCGCGCATATGACATATATATTCGTACGTCTCACTGTAATAGAGCATGCAAACTCTCTTTTGTACTTGTTATCTTTCCTATATCTTCATCTTATTGATGCCATCGATATCACTTCCCCAAAAAAAGATGTCTCTATTTATGTATGGACATCTTTATGACTTTTCCTTAGGTGAGTAGAGGATGGGAGCCCAGAATCTGTGAGCTGACTGTAGAGAGTGGGTTCCTCTTATTGCTTTTCATGCTTAGACCAGTCTAATTCCTGAATGCAAAAGCTATATCTGAGGCATATGCATCTTAGACTCTTAGTGTTATTTTCCTGCTGCATTTTGACAGAGGTGACAAAGTGAGACCTAAAGAAGAGTgtacattttctttcttttagcatTAAGTATGTTCTCATCTGCATATCAAGCATAGAAATCCACAGTATAGGAATAATAGATCTGGATGTCCTTTACTAAAATGGAATGATGGTAGAGCAGAGGTTATCAACCTCAGCTTCTTCACATGTCTATCTACATTCatcaaattatatttagttTAAGATTTTAAAAGCTGATCTTTTTCAGATTATTATTTTGATCTAATAGAGGGATTTCAATAAGTGAGATATCTTCTTTAAAACTATAATCTACTAATGGACATATTCATCTGTCCCACTGGGTTTTGAAACCAGTAATTTAGTAACAGGAATTTGGAGAAGCCTGTCTCTGCAACTGTCTAGCCATTGATCATGCAAGTAAGATTCACTGACAACTCTGTGTTTTGTCCCTTATGTGCTTCCAGAGATGCGTCATGGGTGTTGTCTGTTATTGCCTCTCAGTAACCTTTAGTAGATTAGTTTCCTGTATGGCACAAGCCAATTAGCTCAGCCTTGCTGAGAAACCCTCTTGCAAAAGAAATGTGTGTTAGTAGCTCAGGAGAAGATTACTTTGGTTAATGACTTGGTGATTCTTATTACCAACTCAAGAAGTTGGAGTCTGTGCATCGTATAATGATGACCATTCAATTACCTACTGAAGTAGTACATTTTGTATACTGTTTTTTGAGAGGACACGTAATGACCTTCTATTCCTATCTGCCTTTCTCTTCGATTGAGAATCAGTTTGTCTTATATTGCTTGCAATTTCAGGCCTCTTCCTTCCTGCGGTTGTAAGGCCTATTCTGGATTCTTTTGAATCATCCAAGCAAGTTCCGGCACCTCCTTTAAGCGATGTGAGCAATTGTCCATCTTTGTTTTATGTTCTTTCTGGTTTATGCAACTGTGTTTTTCCCTCTTATTAGTCATATTCCTCATCATATGTAGATATGTTTATTGGTTTGTTTGATCTTTGCTTATACATAAAGGCTGTATTCTTTTGGGGATAAGCATAAATTGTCCCTTTACAATATGCTAGTTCACATTCTTGTGTATACTAAATAGGATATTCAATGTCGTCCATTTTTACTTATCTTTTATTGTAGGTGAAATGCTTTGACTCAGATTGTACGAGTGTGTTATAGCATCATATTGTGCCAATTTAACTGATGATTTTTGTTATAAGCGCTAAGTTGAGATTTGAATTGCAAATTAGGAGATTTAGCCTCTTGTTTTTCGGATCAACCAACATCCATATATTCACGCTATCTCATTTTTTCCTACTGATTGCCAGATATCTCTCTAAGGTTAATGTCATAGAGCTCCGGAAATTGGATGCATGTGGCATTCCAAAGACTCTAAACTAGTTTCTGAACTGAAATGCTTTCAAACTGCTTATAAGTTGTTCATATCGTACGACTATGAAGATCTTCAGCTGATTTTCGTTCTCTTCTTCAATTAACATAGTTTGCTACTTTGTGCAGGTGGTTGCGGGCATGACTGGtaaaaaacaagaataagatacttgTGAGGTTTTAGTTTGAACCAGCTCCTTGTAGGCTTATTCCATCCCTCTTGTTTCATCCTGATCAGAAATGAAAATAAGGTCTTTTTTTGTGGATACTTTAAATGTTTTGTGCAAAGGGGGGAGACCCTCCTCATTTGTAAGCACTTGACAGAGCCAGTGCTACTTGGATTCAAATACCGAATTGTCTTCAGTTATAACCTAATTAAATGCATCTGAAGCTTATCATGATTTTAATTTGTCTCTGTTTGAATTGCTTGTTAGTTAGTTCTCTCAAGAATTTTGTTCATCTGAGCGCCTTCCTCTTTTGATTTTAGCAACCCGGTATAAAACTGAAGTAAACCCGAAATGATCACATGCTACTAATGTAGATGACTGTTGGTGGGTTAAGGCTTCACTGTCTGAAGTATACCCATACTATCATATgcgtttttctttatttgtcacgatggaaactcaattttttaTGTTGGTTAGACTTGGAAGTATTTACCAAAGTATATCTGTTGGTTggaaaatcaaaaaaaattccAGGTCGGGGGTGGCGTGGGGTACTTCTCGTGTAGCTATGCCATCGGCATGACCAAAATGCAAACCATAAATATTTACCTGATGATGCAAGGATATATAAATGGAAATGTAATCTAGAAAATGATCTCACAATATTTACAATAGGTTCTGGTGAAATTCAAGGCTAATGATAGTAGATTGCTACATTCAAGCCAGGAGACATGGTACATTTGTTTCTATATTTCCTGTGTATTTAACCAGGAGTACTTAAATGACTAGAGAAAGCAacataatcataaacataacAGCTATTGTTGAAACTTAGTCAATAAGCGcttctttttttgattttttgctCTTCCATGGTATTACCTGCTTGAAACCCTCGTATATTGTTGCCTGCAAGATTTCAACAAGAACAATACTTGAGTTTAGTAACGCTGATGGAAAATAGAAGAGGACACAAAATTCTACTTATGAAGGCCAAACAATAATGCGAATGATAGGTtcgtaatttattatgaatatgAACCTCGAATATTCTACTGGATGGATACTTGTTAGTATTATTTCATATTCTATCAGTACATGTATTTACTAATTGTGCCTACCAAAACTAAAGAACTCACCCACTTATTTATTGTCCGAGTATAAAGTCTGATCTTTCATAATGTTCACCAACTTTATTAATTGCTAAGACACATCCTTTAATTTCGATTGAGAAATGTTGAATGTTGATAAATGATAATGATAGCAGAGCAAGAAAAACTGCAATGGTGAAAAGTCTACACATTTCCCAATCCATTACTAAAAACAGCCAGCCAACCCATATCCTCAAGTCCCTTTTTCCCATTAACTGCGATGACATTGGGCGCCCTATAACTTGGGGCATCACTTGCCAATTCAACCCCATCTATTATCTTTGAACAAAGATAATTGGGTACACCACTAATGGATGGATGTAATCGATGGGCTgctttttccttaattaaaaaTCTTGAGTTCGAGTCTTAGGTGTGAAAAGATTATTAGTAGGAGCACTTTCATTTAAATGAGAGCGAATTTGGTAAAACAACGGATAGAAAAGAAAACAGATACTAATTGCTAACAGCTATATTTGTGTTTGTGTAATACCTACCCTCTTGCCTAACAGTGAAGTTAACTAGGCCCCTTCTTTAACCCCACTGCCGTCTTCTTCAACATCATCACCTGCCCCAATTATTAAGCTTTCTCATTActctttatcttttttgttttcattctaATATTAGTCCATCATTaccaaaagatatttttaattaattcttatGAATTCAGTCAtcaattcttcaaattttattttaataacaaAATGTTTGAAACTAAGTTGCTAAAAGTCACAATATCTGATAACAATTAGTCCATATTTTTAGAAATGATTGATAATTTGATAGTCAAAGAACAAACTATTGATCCTTTAAAGAGGTGGGATAGGACGGCCAACCTATAGGGAAATTTATCACTATATTGCAAGTCTATTAAGATAGCAGCAGTGTGTTAAAAGGAAGTTTGTAGTTATGAGGCGTTGCAAGTAGTTATTTCATCTGAATAATTCAGTATTTTTTTGAtgcagaaaataattttatgtataaacTTATTATAACTATAAAAATCATAGATTTGAACCATAAAATAGGAAAATCTTATGGGATTGTTTGGTATGGGGATGAGATAGATAAAATTACTCCAGTGATAACTTGTCACGGGACTAACTAATACTCTACCCACTGCATTTTATCTCTAGGGCAGAGTATGAATCAAGCTTAAAAAAAGAACcaggacaaaaaaaataaatacagtaCTATTAATAATAGCAATGAATTTGTAAATTGATAAGTGGAGTTGTTAATTAAGACTTACCCAAATGTGAGTCTTAGCCTGTGAGAGACCTGAAAAGCTTCCACTTCTTTTAAGTGTTGCCATTTTTATAGTGCATTCATCATTCAAACTAACACAATCTGTTAAATCCTTTCCTTTACCACCATTATTACGACGCCACCAGCTTTTACTTTCCACTTTCTTCTTGCCAACAACAAACGCACTAAGTTGCCCTGTTTCAGAACTAGCAGTACTATCAAATGACCCTTGTCGACGTCGATCCCTCAAGAACCTAAAAGATGAAAACTTTGGCTTGCTAGTAATATAAGGCCCATCAAAAACAGTTGTGGGAGAAGAAGTTTTGGTTAATTCCATGTAAAGCCTAGGAGGTGGCTCTAAGCATATGGAATTTGGTAAAGGGATTAGGTCAGTACAAGGACGAGGCTTTCCAGGTTCTTCTTCCCAAGAAAATGGAATTGAAGCTAAGGTATGAAGAGGAGTTAACATCCCTAAATCTTCTTGTGAATTTACTGAAAACAACGGAAGTTTTAGTGTTGAACTTGTTTCTGTACCCATGGTGCTCTGTTTTTTTGTTGGTACAGAGGAGAGTAATGGGTAATGTTTTATGTACAGGGGAAAAGAGCAAATGACTAAATAATGCATTTGCTAGCACGTTCTTGACTTTGGATTTTATGATGCTCTATTAATTGACTCTTTACTTGTTAGCTGCCTGACATGATGGGAATAACTTTTGCTTTTCTTCTTTGTGTTCATTAGTTACGTAAATGCAAAGGTTAATCAACTACTTTTAACACtgcaattattttgtttatcgTAGCTTGATATGacataaaatttaactaaaGAATTGTGTTAAAgttaaatatagataaataaatatggCTATAAAACTCTTAAACACGATataacatttgtatatcaattaaaaaaaaactgacttcatttcacatttatatcCTCTAATTTTGAGTATGTGCAACtaaacacttaaatttgtataaaactgaataaataaatacacaCATTCTATGTGACATCTTACATGACAATTTgagtcctacgtgtattatgtcatatAGGACTtatgtgtttacttgttcaGTTTTATGCAAGTTTAAGTGTGTTTGCTTGTGTACatccaaaattgaagaatataaatatgaaataagacaagttaaagggcatatatTACGAGTAAAAAATATGCCATACTAGTGTATAGGCATGTGTATAGATTTGAAGAAAATCGGAGGGTTGAAAAGAAAACCAATTTTTTTGACTAAGATAATTTGCTAAATTATTGATAGTGCATTGACTATATGAATGGTTATGATTACTTCTGTAAAGATAGTAACAGACTATGCCTATACAAAGTCTTAGATTGacattatttggtaaaatatttAATGCTGTTTGGACAATAGTTATACTCTCttcgtttcacaaagaatggtctaatttgatttgatacggagtttaagtaaataaaaaagagttttgaatcttgtggtcttaaattaaagttatgtcaaatgtataaaattgtcctttaatcttgtagTCTTCACTATGTCACGtgaaaagctgaaattaaaatgttactaaaaaaataaataggttattcttttttaaattgactaaaaaaggaaaggaattcattcttttttaaatggaggAAGTAATTAATAAGATGGAGAAGCATTTGTTCTCttttaaatttaagtttttattttatatgagaaTTTAGAGTATGTTTGGGACTTTAGTATGAAGGATAGCTTTGGATTCTAAAGCATAATAGGAAATGTCAGCTCTTTTTCAGAGATAGATTGGATTTTTTTGCTTGAATTTTACCCAAAAAATGTCTCATTCAATCCCACGCATATGTCAAAACTTTTGTACATTTTTTTGTGCAGAAAACAGTAATTAAATTTCTCTCTGTTGAATCTGCAAATGGCTTGTCTATTCTACTAGATGATGCTTTTATTTTCCCAATCGAATCTAGTATCCTGATGTTATACaaaattgtttaattttgtcattaatcatattatGATGTAAGTCACCCTTATACTCTCTTGACTCACTTTTGCTTGTCACGTTTTTCAGTGATAATGTTCGTTCGGATCATATATTTTAGATTTCATCAGTGTCACTCCATGCCTGACCTGATCATTGGGACTCCTTGTGAGGACGCATCCCTTCTCTCGAAGTTACTAAGCTATATTTTATTCAACTCAtgagtaaatattttatattagccTGATGTGTGACAATTCTACTAAAAGAGGAGGAATATTGGTATTGGTAcacaaaactacaaaagtaCCAAAGTCTAGAAATCAAAGGTGGCAATGAAGAAAGGTGAGAATGTAAAAAGGGCAAATGATTCAgcaataaaaatttcaattttagacttctacccttagaaaaagaaactcagactttttagaaaaaagagaaaaaggaaagaaaaagttgGGTCTTTCCTAcatcattttcaaattaaagaaagaaaaaggagacaaccaaaaataaagaatacTAATACTAGTCATTAAAgagaaacaaattaaagataGGAGTATATTTTTTTGGGCACCTTTACCTTTGGCCTCCTCCTTTGACTTTGATTTGTCTTGTTCTTTTCCTCAAATAAATCCTTatcacttaaaaataaataacatttaatccaactttttagaaaaaaaaactaatcgTAAATCTATAGAAAAACAAAGAGGCAGTGGCAAATGTAATAGTACTAATATACAAATTGTCCACCATTTATATCAAACGGTGGTAGAAATAAAAAGTGTGACCAACAAGATTGTTCTAGGATcggtaaaaattaaaattactttatttttaaataaaaaaattgagttttagCATTGGGTATAAAAATAATCATGTCAAAGAACACTCTTTCTTAAATTGATTCAATATATGTGTGAATCTGTTAGGACCACCTATATGAATATCGAACACAGAAGGAAAAAAAGTGCATTTTCCTGACCAGCCATTTGCTTTTTGCAGGGGTGAGAGACTGAGAGGTAATGAAAATTCATCCTTGGATCATCAAAAGTAAAGCTTGATTTGATATATGTTTTGTCTTCTCTGTCCACCAAAATTcccaaaataaattatgattgaTATGTCACATTAGTTAATATCATTGCCTTCCTGTGAACATGTGGAGCATTAATTAGCCAAACACCCTGTCCATCCAAAATACCAACGTACCTTCTTTCTTAAAATTGCTTCTTCATAAAATGTCACGTAATGTAACATTTGGATACTAGATGGATACATTAACATCACAAAGAAGAAAGATAATGTACAATATTTAAAGTTGATAGCAAAATTAAGAGATAGGAAGGAAGGCAGTTGATTTACGATATGACTTTCAACTTGATTCAATTTCATTTAAAGCAAAAGCAAATTCTATCTTATAGATAGGGGGTGTTAACATCATTACGCATTAATAACGCCTATATTAGCAAAGAAAGAAATTGTGAATTGTCAACATAAATCGgtgataataaaaataaaatgagaatcgaaaaattgaaagaatattATTACAGGTCACAATCAAGAGAGTGATTATGTTTACTTTGTTCCTCTCTTTTACTGAAAATTtgaattaactttaaaaaaatgtttatttctctttctaacaatttcatatatattgttattgtatGATTATAACATTTGGTAtgatattttttactttataatTTGATGATCGAAGATAAACATGTCGTGATTAAGTTGTAAAGGATCCTTAcctaaattataaataaatggaAAATGGCGTAAGATAATATCAATTCATGATAAACTCCAAATGCTACaaagtttaattattttctttaaggAGGGACAAGATAACGAAAACAAAGGTAACATAAGCAACACcacat belongs to Solanum stenotomum isolate F172 chromosome 1, ASM1918654v1, whole genome shotgun sequence and includes:
- the LOC125868466 gene encoding uncharacterized protein LOC125868466, whose protein sequence is MAVAEARTAWQRAVNRCLVQEDAKRAPKLACCSSASPSAKQVDAGPANGANAQNPSGTYFLPFDRNSSYCDLSPNSRWWLHLQPNYGYQKGLVSELVDSIEAEMENIGPVLDSIPKYNKLCDQNEADSSCMDKFTVGGSLDSQVTRSASYVNNDLGVGSKELTDVFTEISKDSPNLEDTGYPNEASKKGLVDLTVGKQIDELSFDTEYPWIGVEKTEPWWRTADTEELALLVAQRSHDFMENCDLPQPQNNFVKQDRDVDVDSKIYASSTGSKAGSMRQQNMNIYKRGNLSFERPSQLDAEGKLQLHTCKSSSLKNSDTPSQKVVPEMHTSGDDESKAQLLKALRHSQTRAREAENAAKQAFAEKEHVVQLVFRQASQLFAYKQWFQLLQLENFYFQIKNNKKQPISAMLPRVPQKTERPQKKSARVKRAKRGRPKYDLSRYAVVFALGLGLVGAGLLLGWTVGWMVPTF
- the LOC125853396 gene encoding uncharacterized protein LOC125853396 — encoded protein: MAVMGKLRMFVVQEPVVAASCLIAGFGLFLPAVVRPILDSFESSKQVPAPPLSDVVAGMTGKKQE
- the LOC125853654 gene encoding uncharacterized protein At4g00950-like, yielding MHYLVICSFPLYIKHYPLLSSVPTKKQSTMGTETSSTLKLPLFSVNSQEDLGMLTPLHTLASIPFSWEEEPGKPRPCTDLIPLPNSICLEPPPRLYMELTKTSSPTTVFDGPYITSKPKFSSFRFLRDRRRQGSFDSTASSETGQLSAFVVGKKKVESKSWWRRNNGGKGKDLTDCVSLNDECTIKMATLKRSGSFSGLSQAKTHIWATIYEGFKQVIPWKSKKSKKEALID